In uncultured Acidilobus sp. JCHS, the sequence TCATAACTGCTAGGCCTCCTTGGCCCTAATTGTCCAGGGCTGGACCTCCATATTAAGCTCAGCGAGGCCCATCTTAGCTAACGAGATGGCGTAGCCAAGTAGGCTGCGGGCGCCTACCCACTTAGCGAACGCGTTCTCGGACCCGTATAGGAGCTCGAGGTAATCCTTTAGAGGCCTCCAGTTAGGGCTAAGCAAGGACCTCATCCTGATTAGCCTTCTCACCTTGCTGATCAGGGTTTCAGCGACCCAGCTTGACACATAGGCTCTATCCACGTCAGGTCCATGGCCTGGATGTGCAGTGAGCCATTTAGGATCGGACAGCAAGAGCTCCATCGACCTTATGTAGTCGTTTATGTCAAGCACTGAGAGGCCGGAGCCAGGGTTCACAGAGTCACCGACAAAGGCGTGTGAGCCCACGATGAAACACGTGTGGTCATCGCTATGCCCAGGACACTCAAGGACCCTAACTAGACCCCTGGCCACAGGCTCGCATTCGTTAAAGGTCCTTACGCTCTCCACTGACTTCACGTACTCCTTTATCTCGGAGTTTCTTGAGAGGCTCACCTGAAGCATAGGCTTTAGCTCCTCAGGAACGTCACCAAAGGCCCTAAGGGCCGCAGCTGAGCCCTCATAGGCTGGCGGAGAACCCCTTAGGTAACTTATGGTCCTCGGCGAGGCGCAGAGGGTGCCAGCGTACCTGGACCTGGCCAACCCTAGCACGTGATCCCAGTGCCAGTGCGTTAGCAGCACGTAAGGCGCCTCTAAGGCCTCCTTAGGTAGCTGGCCAACCCCAGCATCTATGAGGAACTTCAGGCCCCCCGCTGACACTAGGTAGCTGTTGGCGGGCCTGTCAAGGGGTTCAACCCAGGTCTCCAGCCTGATGACCACGACCTCGGCCGTGTTCAAGTCCTACAGGGCCTGCGCCTGTGGCGTCTAAAGTACTTATCTTATGATGTTACCTATCCTAAAGGATCCTTTGTTAAACACTTAATAGCGTTCTCAGAAGCAGAACGTTTTAAAGCCAACCTTCTTGACAACACAGGGAGCCGCGATGATCGAGAGGACTCTCGTGCTCATAAAGCCCGATGGCGTCAGGAGGGGGCTCATAGGTGAGGTCATATCAAGGTTTGAGAGGAAGGGCTTTAGGATAGTTGCCATGAAGATGATGAGGATGAGCAGGCCTCAGGCCATGGAGTTTTACTCTGTCCACGCGGACAAGCCGTTCTACAAGGATCTGGTGGAGTTCATAACGAGCGGCCCTATCGTTGCGAT encodes:
- a CDS encoding Zn-dependent hydrolase, including glyoxylase, which codes for MNTAEVVVIRLETWVEPLDRPANSYLVSAGGLKFLIDAGVGQLPKEALEAPYVLLTHWHWDHVLGLARSRYAGTLCASPRTISYLRGSPPAYEGSAAALRAFGDVPEELKPMLQVSLSRNSEIKEYVKSVESVRTFNECEPVARGLVRVLECPGHSDDHTCFIVGSHAFVGDSVNPGSGLSVLDINDYIRSMELLLSDPKWLTAHPGHGPDVDRAYVSSWVAETLISKVRRLIRMRSLLSPNWRPLKDYLELLYGSENAFAKWVGARSLLGYAISLAKMGLAELNMEVQPWTIRAKEA
- a CDS encoding Nucleoside diphosphate kinase, which translates into the protein MIERTLVLIKPDGVRRGLIGEVISRFERKGFRIVAMKMMRMSRPQAMEFYSVHADKPFYKDLVEFITSGPIVAMILEGDSAISVVRNMIGATDGRKAAPGTIRGDFALSIQENVVHASDSPESYEREYKIVFSENDFVSY